The Aspergillus flavus chromosome 2, complete sequence region GCCGTACACATACACTTCAATAGTAAACATTAAGAGATAAAGCATAACAACAGCATTAAGTCACCCATGAGAAGATAAATGTGGTATCTGGATATCGTACGGTCGGAAGCGtgcaagaagaaagaatatatacaGAAGAACGAGAGTAAGATCATCAATACACCTCCACAGACCCAGATATATTATTGCCCCAAGCAGACTACAACAATACCGCAACAAGACTAGACAAGAGAACGGAAAGCAAGACACCGTGAGCAGCTCTGCTGGTGGTCTTGGCACCGAGAGACATCGCCGCCGCCGCGCCCTTGGTCTTCAGCTCAACGAACGAAACGTTCGCAGTGGTGTAACCGCAAAGACCACTGCCCGGCATGAGAGACGTGGGGAAGAAGACTCTCGGTTCGCCCTTGTCCATGGGAACAATCAGTTCGCTCTGGGGGTTGACCGTATAGTTCACGCAATTGAGAACATCCATAACCTGCACGCCCCCGTTGAAGCTCACCGGCAAAGTGAGGTTGTATGCGCTGCTGTTGCTACCCTGAGTAGACAAGAGCATCACCACCTGTCGGCCCTCGACGCCTTTGCGGAAGCCCAATTCGCTACCACCCCGGAAGATGGGATATGTTTGGAGACTGACGTAGTTCGGATCGAGCTTGTAGGCGTGCTTACGGATGGTATTCAGTTTCGCGATCAACTTGTATAGCTCGGCGTCGGTGTTGTATTTGGTGAGCCAGATGGCTTCACGGTTGTCAGGCGTACCCGGTCCGTCCAAATGCTGCTCTTGGCCTTGATAGATCATGGGAACGCCATCGTAGAGGATGGTGAAGGTTAAAACATTCTTAGCAAGCTGTGTCCATTCACGTTAGTTATGAAGATTTTCGCTTGATTGTGCTGGCGTCGGTACATACCGCCATATCATCAGTCATACTAGCGAATCGGGCGACATCGTGGTTTTCTGAGAACGAAGCGAGGGCAGTCACATCGTCGCAAGAATTCTTCATGATTTCCACCTGATTGGCCAAGTCGGTAGTATTGCCCAAGGTGAAGGCTTTGAGGACAGAGTAGTATATAGGATAGTTGGGGACACTGCCGATGTAGTTATTCTGGTATTTGCAAATGGTGTCGACTTCCTGCTGAAGAACTTCTCCGGTCATGAAGGCGCCGATAGCGTCGCCAAAATTCTTCAAAAAACCGGGATTCACATGCTTCGCAGCATCAATACGCAGGCCATCGATCGAGTAGGTCGAGATGATTTCCTTGGCCCATTTTTCCAGTATCTGTTGTACGTCCTCATGTTCCGTGAACAAATCGGGCAACGCTACCTTGTCGTCTCCGGTTTGACAAAGCTGGGCGTTGGTGTAATTGTTCCAGTCAGTAATCTTACAGTACGGGTGAAAGTAACTGGAGTCGTTGAAAGGAGTGAAGACCGAATAATCAATATTCTTGGCTGGGTCTTTGCCGTTGGTCATATATGCCATGTTGTTGATGACCGTATCCATCATCAAGTACATACCACGAGAGTGGAGAGCCTCACTCAGGTCGAGCAGATCCTGGTGGGTACCGAAATGCGAGTTGAGTGAATACAGATCCAGGGGCCAATAGCCATGGTAAGCCTCTCCATAGGACACGCGGCCCTCGATGTTCTCTACAATCGGGGAGATCATGACAGCATCGAACCCCATGCCCTGGATGTAGTCGAGCTTGTCAATGGTACCTCGCCAGGTACCACCGCAGTACAGGCCCTGAGTGGTGTTGCACGGGGCGGTCGTTGAGCCGTCGGTGCGCGCGAATCGATCTGTCATGGTTTGATAGACCGATCTTGACTTCCATTCTGCTGTGGTTGCAGCCACGGCTGATCCTACGAGACTGGTCACCAAGACGGCAAATCGCCCCAGGGATGACGACGAAACCATGGTCGCGGGAGTAATTTCCAGTGGATCCTTAACTCGTGTAACCCCAGTTCATAGAGTGATGAGCTGACGGTCGATCTTTGTGGAGATCGTCTCTATGCTCTGTCGGTTAAGCTTAGATGGCGCACCTGAAACCGTTCGTATACGCGTTTTGTGGGGTTCGAACGGGAGAAGTGGCTGATACTTGACAATGGAACACCACgaatggaaggaaggaatGACGCGTCCAAAGTAATCaattaaacaaaaaataaaggaGTGACGAGTGAAACAATATACAAATGTAAAGAATGACAGTGGTCAGGTCTTAATGATCGACAGAACGAGGGAATGAATAAGGAACGACAGCAAGAACGATTGTTAGAAAGGAACGAACCATCccaggagaaagagaaggacgggaaaagaagggg contains the following coding sequences:
- a CDS encoding putative alpha-amylase, encoding MVSSSSLGRFAVLVTSLVGSAVAATTAEWKSRSVYQTMTDRFARTDGSTTAPCNTTQGLYCGGTWRGTIDKLDYIQGMGFDAVMISPIVENIEGRVSYGEAYHGYWPLDLYSLNSHFGTHQDLLDLSEALHSRGMYLMMDTVINNMAYMTNGKDPAKNIDYSVFTPFNDSSYFHPYCKITDWNNYTNAQLCQTGDDKVALPDLFTEHEDVQQILEKWAKEIISTYSIDGLRIDAAKHVNPGFLKNFGDAIGAFMTGEVLQQEVDTICKYQNNYIGSVPNYPIYYSVLKAFTLGNTTDLANQVEIMKNSCDDVTALASFSENHDVARFASMTDDMALAKNVLTFTILYDGVPMIYQGQEQHLDGPGTPDNREAIWLTKYNTDAELYKLIAKLNTIRKHAYKLDPNYVSLQTYPIFRGGSELGFRKGVEGRQVVMLLSTQGSNSSAYNLTLPVSFNGGVQVMDVLNCVNYTVNPQSELIVPMDKGEPRVFFPTSLMPGSGLCGYTTANVSFVELKTKGAAAAMSLGAKTTSRAAHGVLLSVLLSSLVAVLL